A single Triticum dicoccoides isolate Atlit2015 ecotype Zavitan chromosome 2A, WEW_v2.0, whole genome shotgun sequence DNA region contains:
- the LOC119358249 gene encoding uncharacterized protein LOC119358249, with product METVGFRGGVIGQRRAGAVCREVRERVARRGDLLLPLQHPHDVAHGRPVLRPVLHAPQRHLAHPRRLLRGVHVPGGHRACQHIVHLAGLEPVPHPPRVPLLALAAVQPELQVPPPPQHLEQQHPVAVHVALVRDRQRHPQLRRRVPGRAPRARDGQVGVLPVAQLGEPEVGHLGRHVGAEQHVLRLDVVVDYPVLALLVQVPHRLGRPDGDLVELLEPDGAALRRRRAEQVPVQRAILHVHERLHGGVEAEAVEADEVDVVGPPDGAHLRHELLLRAPPERAVQHLHGHGRAVGEPAVGRVPPVTVGDGWLTAITHAFVLHLQIPFHVVFGPCALVYRNYGDHYYYASRDH from the exons ATGGA AACCGTGGGATTCCGTGGTGGTGTCATCGGACAGCGTCGCGCCGGCGCTGTATGCCGCGAGGTGCGCGAACGGGTTGCCCGgcgtggcgatctgctcctccccCTCCAGCATCCGCACGACGTTGCCCATGGACGGCCTGTCCTCCGGCCGGTACTGCACGCACCACAGCGCCACCTTGCACATCCTCGCCGCCTTCTCCGTGGCGTCCATGTCCCCGGCGGCCATCGCGCGTGCCAGCACATCGTCCATCTCGCCGGCCTCGAACCGGTGCCACACCCACCGCGGGTACCACTCCTGGCTCTCGCGGCTGTGCAGCCCGAGCTCCAGgttccgccgccgccccagcatctCGAACAGCAGCATCCCGTAGCTGTACACGTCGCACTTGTGCGTGACCGGCAGCGGCATCCACAGCTCCGGCGCCGCGTACCCGGGCGTGCCCCGCGCGCCCGTGATGGTCAGGTGGGTGTCCTCCCTGTCGCACAGCTTGGCGAGCCCGAAGTCGGACACCTTGGGCGCCATGTCGGCGCCGAGCAGCACGTTCTCCGGCTTGATGTCGTAGTGGATTATCCGGTGCTGGCACTCCTCGTTCAGGTACCGCACCGCCTTGGCCGTCCCGACGGCGATCTCGTGGAGCTTCTCGAACCCGATGGCGCGGCCCTCCGGCGCCGGCGTGCCGAACAGGTGCCGGTCCAGCGAGCcattctccatgtacacgagcgccTTCACGGCGGCGTCGAAGCAGAAGCCGTAGAGGCGGACGAGGTTGATGTGGTAGGTCCTCCCGATGGTGCCCACCTCCGCCATGAACTGCTCCTCCGCGCGCCTCCCGAGCGTGCTGTTCAGCACCTTCACGGCCACGGGCGCGCCGTTGGGGAACCTGCCGTTGGGCGTGTGCCCCCCGTCACGGTAGGCGATGGATGGTTGACGGCGATCACCCATGCCTTCGTGCTGCATCTGCAAATACCTTTCCATGTTGTATTTGGCCCTTGCGCATTGGTATATCGCAACTATGGCGACCACTATTATTATGCCAGCCGTGATCACTGA